TCCGCCTGTCGAAAGCGGAGACGGAAGACTGCCGCCGGAACTTCGATTCCTTTCCCGGCTTCGGGGCCTGGGTCCATCCCCGGCATGAGGTCCTCAACCTGATCGCAAACAAGCTGGCCATCTGGGAGCCGACGGTGACGAACAGCACCGGGGAGGACCAGCGCATCGCCTACCGGGCCATGCGCGATGACATCAACCAATCCTGCTTCAACGGGCAGAACAAATGCTGCGACCGTTGGCTGGAGCATCACCAGGCGCCCTGACGGCGCCCCTCCTCGTCCGGGGCTTGGGCCTTCGGCTAAGTCCGGTCGCCGACGCGCAGCCGTTCGAGGACCTGCCGCAGGTCGCCGGGGTGGAGGGGCTTGTGCAGGAAGGAGCAGCCGCGGCGCTGGCCTTCCAGCAGGGCGCTCTGGGCCGTCTCGCCGCTGAGCACAACGGCGGGAATCTCCTGCCCGTACAGGCGGCGCACCCGGTCGATCACGTCGAAGCCGGACACCTTTCCGGGCAGCCGCAGGTCGGTCAGGATCACCGACGGCGGCTCCGGCAACCCGTCCAGCACCGCGAAGACCTCCCGCATGTCGCTCGCCGCGGCGACGGTGCAGCCCCAGCTTTCCAGGATCATCTGGAGGCCGGTCAGCACCATGGCCTCGTCGTCCACGGCCAGCACGGTCATCCCGGTCAGCAGCGGGGCCGTCGCGGCGGAGGGCGGCGGGGCGGGGGAGCCGCAAGGCGGTTCGGCCAGCGGGCTCGCCGCCTCCAGCGATACGGAGAAGACCGTGCCGCGCCCGATGCGCGACCGCACCTCGACCTGAAGACCGAGCAGCTCGGCCAGCCGGCGCACGATGGCGAGACCCAGGCCCAGCCCGCGATTGGGGTCGCGGTTGGGATTCTGGAGCTGGTGGAATTCGTCGAAGATCGCGGTCAGCTGCTCCTCGGGGATGCCGAAGCCGGTGTCCCAGACATCGACGCGCCAGCGGTTGCCGCGCCGCCGCATGGCGAGCAGCAGGCCGCCGTGCCGGGTGTAGCGGATGGCGTTGGTCAGCAGGTTGCGCATCACCCGACCGAACAGCACCGGGTCGGTCTCCACCGTGCCGGGACACAGGCGGGCGCGCAGGCGCAGGCCCTTCTCCTCGCTCTGCGGACGGAACTCCTCGACGAGCTGGTTCAGAAGCTCGTCCAGGGCGACGGGCTGCGGGTCCGCCGTCACCGTGCCGGCGTCCAGGGTGGAGATGTCGAGCAGCGCGTTCAGCAGCCGTTCGCCCGCCGTCATGGCGTTGCCCAGCATCTCGGCCGTGCTCAGCGCCTTCTCGTCGCTGATCTGGCTGCACAGCGCGTCGAGGAACAGGCGCATCGCCTGGAAGGGCTGGCGCAGGTCGTGGCTGGCCGAGGCCAGGAAGCGCGACCGCGCGGCGGTGGTCCGTTCGATCTCCGCGCGCATCGCCCGCTCCATGCGGGCGACGACCCGGTCGTCGGGGGCCGCCTGGGCGGCCAGGGCCAGCATGGCGACGGTCCGCCCGTCCTGGGTCAGAGGCACGCCCTGGAACGCCGCGGGATCGGCGTCGCCCACGGGCAGAAGCTCGATGCCGACCGGCTCCTCGGTGTCGCCGGAGAACAGCGGATCGACGGCGCCCAGCACCGCCGGCCAGACCGGCCCGAACCAGGCCGGGGCCGGCTGCCCGCCCGCCGCGGGCTCCTTGCCGAGGAGGGTGCAGAGCGCGTCGTTGGGGAAGAGCGTGGCGGCGTGCGGCGGCCCGGTCAGCACGAAGGCCGGCAGCGCGGCGGCGTGGCAGACGCGCAGCGCGTTCTCCACGCACTCCGTCTCCGCGGGCGCGGCGTCGATGCTGGTCGTGTTCCTGTGCCGAAGCGTCACGTCGGTCTCACTAACCGCTGGAGCTGAAGGTGAAGCACCTTAACCTTTGGTGCACTGGGGATGAAAGCGCCTGAAAGCCCTATACGCCTTCTATGCGGAAGGCATTGGCGGGGACAGGCGGGCGAGATGGTCCTCCACCATGTATTTCCGGCGGAGCAGCGCCATCAGGCGGATCTTCAGGATGTCCATCGGCTGCGACTTGCCCACGAAGTCGTCGGCGCCCGCGGTCAGGCTGGCGGTCAGCCGGTCGTCGCCCTCCTGGCTGGTCAGGATGACGATCTGGAAGAACAGGCCGCGCCGGCGGCGGAAGCGGTCGAACCGCTCGCAGAGCTGGGTGCCGCTGGTGCCGGGCATCACGAGGTCGAGGATCACGCAGTCCAGCCCGCCGTCCTCCAGCGCCGCCACCGCCTCGTCGGCGTTGCGCGCGGCGACGACGTGGCAGCCGTCCTCCTCCAGTTCGGCGCGCAGGAACTCGCGGTAGGTCGCGCTGTCGTCCACCACCAGGATGCGCGCCCGCCGCAGGATGTCGGACACGGTCGGCGGCGCGTTGCGCCGGTCGAGCAGCGCCATGGCCTGCTGCACCACGCCCTGGGAATCGGCGGAATCCACCCACTGCACGTCGGCGGGAACGCCGGACTCCGCCGCCCGCTCCGCCGACCCCAGCAGCAGGGCGGGGGCCGGGCAGCGCCGCCGCAGCTCCGTCAGGGTGCGGGCGGCCTCGCCGTCGGCCTCCACCATCAGCAGGTCGAAGGGGCGGCGCGCCAGCTCCGCGACCGCGGGCTCCACCGTTTCGACGCAGCTCGCCTCGATGCCCTGCTCCTCCAGCATCAGCTTCAGGAGAAGCCCCTGTGTCTGCGAAGCGATGACGATCAGCGCCCTGGGTCCACTCATGAGGGCTCTACTCCCGTCGAAACCAGTTCCAGCAAACGGGCCGCCACCTTGTCGATGGGCAGCTCCTCGGTAACGCCTCCCAGCCGGACCGCGGTCCCCGGCATGCTGTGGATGACCGCGGTGGAGGCATGCTCCGCGATGGTGTAGGCGCCCGCCCGGTGCATGTCGGCGAGGCCGCGCGCGCCGTCCTCCCCCATGCCGGTCAGCAGCACGCCGATGGCGGCGGCGCCGAAGGCCGAGGCCAGGGAGGAGAACAGCACGTCCCCGGACGGCCTCTGGCCGCAGACCGGATCGCCGTGGACCAGCCGCATCCCGCCGGGCTCGGCGGTCAGATGAAGCTCGCCGGGGGCGACATAGACATGGCCGGGCCGGTGCGGCGCGTCGGAGGCCAGCGCCACCGGCAGCGGCGTGACCGACCCCAGCCAGGAGGCGAAGCCGGCCACGAAGGGGGCGCCGATGTGCTGCACGACGAAGACGGGCAGGGGAAAGTTGGCCGGCAGCCCGCGCAGCAGCTTGACCAGCGCCGCCGGGCCGCCGGTCGAGGCGGTGATCCCCAGCGCGCGGAACTGCCGCTTCGCCACGGACGGCGGCAGGGGCGGGGGCTTCGGAACGGCGGCGCCCTTGCCGCGGCCGGCGGTGCCGCCCGGCTCCTCGTCGCCGTTGCGCGGACGACCGCGCTGCCGGATCACCTTCACCTGGCTCATGATGGTGAGCTGGGTGCAGAGATGCCGGGCGACGGTCTGATAGTCGGCGCGGGCCATGCTGCCCGGCTTCTCCACCACCGCCAGCGCCCCGGCCTGAAGCGCCCGCATCGGGATGTCGAGGTCGCGCACGTCGGAGGCGACCACGACGATCGGCACGGGGTGGTCGCGCATCAGCCGCTGGGTCACGGCGAAGCCGTCGATCCCCGGCAGGCGGATGTCCAGCGACACCACGTCCGGCCGCAGCGAGTCGACCATGCGCAGCGCCTGCTCGCCCGACGCGGCGATGCCGGCCAGTTCCAGGCGCGGGTCCTCGCCGATGACGTGGGCGAGCAGCTGCTGGACGACCGGCGAGTCCTCGACCACCAGCACGCGGATCTTGCGGGCGCCGGTCACAGCAGCCGCCGGATGCCGGCCAGAAGCTCGTTCTGGTCGAAACGGGTCTTGACGATGTAGGCGTCGGCGCCAAGGTCCAGCCCGCGCTCGCGGTCCTCGTCGCTGGCGCGCGAGGTGACCAGGATCACCGGCAGGTCGGAGGTCATGGGGTTGCCCTTGACGGCCTGGAGCAGGGCGAACCCGTCCATCCTCGGCATCTCCACGTCGCTGATGATCAGGTCCACATCCTCCAGTTCGCCAAGTGTTTCGACCGCCTCGCGCCCGTCCACGCACAGCGTGACCCGGTAACCATGGGCCTCCAGGATGCTCTTTTCCAGGGTTCGCGTGGTGATTGAATCGTCCACCACCAGAATGTGCGGGCGCCGCCGCGCCGACTCGTCCACCGGGCGGACCAGCGGCGGCAGGGCCATGCCGGGGCGCGGCGACAGGGCCGCCGGGTTCAGCACCAGGGCCGGCGATCCGTCGTCCATCAGCACGGTGCCGAGGAAGCGGACGGCGTCGATTCCCACCTCCTCCGCCGGGGTGACGACGGAGTCGCGGGTGGCCATCAGCGCGTCCACGACCAGCGCGAGCCGCCGCCCGGCGGCGCGCAGGATGACCAGCGCCAGCGGCGCCCCGTTGCCCTGCGGCATGGCGCCGTCGTAGCCGAGCAGGGCGGCCAGCGGCGTCACCGGGACGTCCTCCTCCTCCAGCCGGATGGTCGGGGCGGCGAGGTCGGTGAACAGCGTGTCCGCCGGGGCGCGCAGGACGCGCGCCACGTCGTTGCTGGGGATCGCCAGGATGTCGTCCTGGACCGCCACGAAGACCAGCCGCTGGCTGAGCAGGCTGAGCGGCACCTCCACCGTGACGACGGTCCCGCCGCCCTCGCGCGCCGCCAGCGTCACCGAGCCCTGGAGCCGGGTCACCTCCCGCCGCACGATGGCGAGGCCCATGCCGCGCCCGGCGTACTCGTTCGCGGTGGGGGCGGTGGAGAAGCCCGGCTCGAAGATCAGGTCGAGCAGCCGTTCCTCCGGCGCCGAATCCGCCTCGTCGGCGCCCAGCAGGCCGCGCTCGACGGCGTGGCGGGCGATGGCCTCGCGGTTCGGGCCGCGCCCGTCGTCCTCAACGCGCAGGACGAGGCGGCGTCCGACCACCGAGGCCTCGAAGCGGACGGTGGCGGCGGCGCGCTTGCCCGCGGCCACCCGCTCCTGCGGGGTTTCGACGCCGTGGCTGACGGCGTTGCGCGCGATGTGCAGCACCGGGTCCTTCAGCCGTTGCAGGACCACCCGGTCGGCCTGGGTCTCCAGCCCGCGGATGTCCGCCTCGACCTCCTTGCCCTGGGCGCGGCTGATGTCGCGGATCATGCGGCCGAGGTTGCTGAACTGCGATTCCGCCGGCAGCATGCGGAGCTGCCGCACCTCGTCCTGGAAGCCGCTGCCCCAGCGGCGCAGCGACCAGAGATGGCGGTCATGGGCGCGGTGCGCTGCGTCCAGCGAGGCGCCGAGCGCGCGGAACCGCCGCTCGAAGGAGGACAGGCGCAGGGCCGTCTCGTCGCCCGCGAAGGAGCTGGTGCCGCCGGACCCCGAAACGTCGTGGGGGCCGCGGAGCAGGCGGGGCCGCATGGCGTGCCAGCTGCGTTCCAGCGCGCGCCATTCGCCGCGCAGCTCCCGCAGTTCGGCGACCAGGGCGGACTGGTTCTCGATCTCCGGCAGGAGGCCGGCGGCGGCGGTGAACAGCCGCTCCAGCCCGGCGCTGCGGATGCGGACCAGGGCCGCGCCTTCGGCGGAACCGGCGGCGTGCACCGGGCGCGGCGCGGCGGACGGAGGGGTGGCGGGGGTGGCTCCCGCGTCCGGGCGGCGCTGGACCGGCTCCGGCCCGCCGCCTTCGCCGCCCATGCGGGTCAGCGCGGCCAGCACCTCGGCGATGTCCACCTCGCCGCCGCCGCGGGTCGCCCAGGCGACCACGTCCTCGATGGCGTCGAGCGCGCGGCGCACCACGTCGCGGGCCGTGGCGTCGAAGGGCACGGTGCCGCGCTGGATGGCCAGGAAGGCGGCCTCCAGCCAGTGGGACAGCCGCTCGACCTCCGGCAGGTCCACGGCGCGGGCGGCCCCCTTCAGGCTGTGGGCGCGGCGGTGGATCTCCACCAGATCGGGGTGGTGCGCCGGGTTCTTCTCCACGGCGCGCAGGGCTTCGCGGATGGCCGCGAGATGCTCCTTGTGCTCCAGGTCGAAGGCGGCGAGCAGGCGTGTGCGGATGTCGTTCATGCCGCCCGCACCTTCCGTCCGTCCTTGCCCTTGTCTTTGCCCATGCCGCCGCGTGCCGTCGCCATGGTCACACGCGGTAGTTCCGCACGGCCTCGACCAGACCCTGGCCGAGATCGTTGAGGTTGGTGGCGGCCCCTTCGAGCTGGCGGGTGCCGGCGGCGGTCTGGCTGCTCGCCTCGCGGATGTTCTGGAGCGCCTGGATCACCTGCTCCAGGCCGATCTGCTGCTGGTTGGTGCCGGCGACGATCTGCTGGAAGGCGAGCACGCTCTCCTGCACGCTCTCGGCGAGGTCGCGGATGGTCGACTGGGTGGCGTCGGTCTGGCGCTTGCCGGCGCCGACGCGCTTCACCGCCTCCTCCGTCAGCATGACCGAGGCGTTGATGCCGTGCTGGATCTCGCTGAGGTTGGAACGGACCTGGGCGGTGGCCTCCTTCGACTGGTCGGCGAGGCTCTTGATCTCGCTCGCCACCACGGCGAAGGTCCGGCCGTGCTCTCCGGCGGCGGCGGCCTCGATGGCGGCGTTGAGCGCCAGCAGATGGCAGCGCTCGGCGATGTCGTTGACGGTCAGGATGATCTCGCCGATCGCCTGGGTGCGCTCCGACAGGATGACGATGTTCTCGGCGACCGCCTCCGCCTGCTCGCGGATGGCGTCCATCGCCTGGTTGGTGTCCTCCACCGCCTTCAGGCCGGTCTCGGAGTTGGAGGCGGCGACCTGGGCGTTCTGGGCCACGTCCTGGGCGCGGCGGTTGATCTGCGCGCCGGACTCGGTGATCTCGCTGAGCGTCGCGGTCGTCTCCTCCACGGCGGCGAGCTGCTGGGCGACGCTGGCCGCCTGCTGCTGGGTCGAGGCGCGGATCTGCGCGGTCGCGGCGTGCATGCTCTCGGCCGTGGCGCGGGTGGTCTTGGCCATGCTGCGCAGGTTGCCGGTCATCTCGTTCAGGTGGGTGCCCAGTTCGGCCAACTCGTCGTCGCCGGGAACGACCACCGTCTTGGTCAGGTCGCCCTTGCCCACCTGGGTGACGAAGCCGATGGCGGTGCCGAGCCGCTTGGTGACC
This genomic stretch from Azospirillum sp. TSH58 harbors:
- a CDS encoding response regulator gives rise to the protein MNDIRTRLLAAFDLEHKEHLAAIREALRAVEKNPAHHPDLVEIHRRAHSLKGAARAVDLPEVERLSHWLEAAFLAIQRGTVPFDATARDVVRRALDAIEDVVAWATRGGGEVDIAEVLAALTRMGGEGGGPEPVQRRPDAGATPATPPSAAPRPVHAAGSAEGAALVRIRSAGLERLFTAAAGLLPEIENQSALVAELRELRGEWRALERSWHAMRPRLLRGPHDVSGSGGTSSFAGDETALRLSSFERRFRALGASLDAAHRAHDRHLWSLRRWGSGFQDEVRQLRMLPAESQFSNLGRMIRDISRAQGKEVEADIRGLETQADRVVLQRLKDPVLHIARNAVSHGVETPQERVAAGKRAAATVRFEASVVGRRLVLRVEDDGRGPNREAIARHAVERGLLGADEADSAPEERLLDLIFEPGFSTAPTANEYAGRGMGLAIVRREVTRLQGSVTLAAREGGGTVVTVEVPLSLLSQRLVFVAVQDDILAIPSNDVARVLRAPADTLFTDLAAPTIRLEEEDVPVTPLAALLGYDGAMPQGNGAPLALVILRAAGRRLALVVDALMATRDSVVTPAEEVGIDAVRFLGTVLMDDGSPALVLNPAALSPRPGMALPPLVRPVDESARRRPHILVVDDSITTRTLEKSILEAHGYRVTLCVDGREAVETLGELEDVDLIISDVEMPRMDGFALLQAVKGNPMTSDLPVILVTSRASDEDRERGLDLGADAYIVKTRFDQNELLAGIRRLL
- a CDS encoding methyl-accepting chemotaxis protein; the encoded protein is MKLKVKHKLMLSFGVVCLLTGLLAAFQMMRFADGMKVMMGIATYDIQVSEAVREIEVTESNLRSLREAATHAAALAQIQGTVPDITQLRQRYRDGSMIMFDQVGKLKRIAAERAEEGTTEDRRRIWGELVAQINSFDQYSHRMLDEANALMERVAAGAEPEALTRLTRVEEMRVAMAGQLSDLHSDISRLSEAGRQNIRNLYDDAVRSSILALVIVVALAVAIAILIGSSVTKRLGTAIGFVTQVGKGDLTKTVVVPGDDELAELGTHLNEMTGNLRSMAKTTRATAESMHAATAQIRASTQQQAASVAQQLAAVEETTATLSEITESGAQINRRAQDVAQNAQVAASNSETGLKAVEDTNQAMDAIREQAEAVAENIVILSERTQAIGEIILTVNDIAERCHLLALNAAIEAAAAGEHGRTFAVVASEIKSLADQSKEATAQVRSNLSEIQHGINASVMLTEEAVKRVGAGKRQTDATQSTIRDLAESVQESVLAFQQIVAGTNQQQIGLEQVIQALQNIREASSQTAAGTRQLEGAATNLNDLGQGLVEAVRNYRV
- a CDS encoding chemotaxis protein CheB, translating into MTGARKIRVLVVEDSPVVQQLLAHVIGEDPRLELAGIAASGEQALRMVDSLRPDVVSLDIRLPGIDGFAVTQRLMRDHPVPIVVVASDVRDLDIPMRALQAGALAVVEKPGSMARADYQTVARHLCTQLTIMSQVKVIRQRGRPRNGDEEPGGTAGRGKGAAVPKPPPLPPSVAKRQFRALGITASTGGPAALVKLLRGLPANFPLPVFVVQHIGAPFVAGFASWLGSVTPLPVALASDAPHRPGHVYVAPGELHLTAEPGGMRLVHGDPVCGQRPSGDVLFSSLASAFGAAAIGVLLTGMGEDGARGLADMHRAGAYTIAEHASTAVIHSMPGTAVRLGGVTEELPIDKVAARLLELVSTGVEPS
- a CDS encoding response regulator: MSGPRALIVIASQTQGLLLKLMLEEQGIEASCVETVEPAVAELARRPFDLLMVEADGEAARTLTELRRRCPAPALLLGSAERAAESGVPADVQWVDSADSQGVVQQAMALLDRRNAPPTVSDILRRARILVVDDSATYREFLRAELEEDGCHVVAARNADEAVAALEDGGLDCVILDLVMPGTSGTQLCERFDRFRRRRGLFFQIVILTSQEGDDRLTASLTAGADDFVGKSQPMDILKIRLMALLRRKYMVEDHLARLSPPMPSA
- a CDS encoding hybrid sensor histidine kinase/response regulator, translated to MTLRHRNTTSIDAAPAETECVENALRVCHAAALPAFVLTGPPHAATLFPNDALCTLLGKEPAAGGQPAPAWFGPVWPAVLGAVDPLFSGDTEEPVGIELLPVGDADPAAFQGVPLTQDGRTVAMLALAAQAAPDDRVVARMERAMRAEIERTTAARSRFLASASHDLRQPFQAMRLFLDALCSQISDEKALSTAEMLGNAMTAGERLLNALLDISTLDAGTVTADPQPVALDELLNQLVEEFRPQSEEKGLRLRARLCPGTVETDPVLFGRVMRNLLTNAIRYTRHGGLLLAMRRRGNRWRVDVWDTGFGIPEEQLTAIFDEFHQLQNPNRDPNRGLGLGLAIVRRLAELLGLQVEVRSRIGRGTVFSVSLEAASPLAEPPCGSPAPPPSAATAPLLTGMTVLAVDDEAMVLTGLQMILESWGCTVAAASDMREVFAVLDGLPEPPSVILTDLRLPGKVSGFDVIDRVRRLYGQEIPAVVLSGETAQSALLEGQRRGCSFLHKPLHPGDLRQVLERLRVGDRT